The DNA sequence TGGGTTCAAACAGACCGTAGCCACCCTGGGGACAGCCTTGGGATCTTTCCAGATTCGAAAATTAAAGGGCCTGGCCGAGGACCTGGTCCTCCTTTTTGACGGTGATCCTCCCGGAATTCAGGCGGCCTTGAGAAGCGTCCCCCTTTTTCAACAGGAAGGGGTTTCCGCCAGGGTCAAGGTCTTGCCGGCCGACAGCGATCCGGATAGTTACCTGTTTCAGGTAGGATCGGAAAAGTTTTCCGCAGAGATTCGCCAGGCAGAGCCCATGATGACTTTCTTTATTAACCAGCAGATTCAAACGAGCGGACCTCACATCCAGGATCAGGTTCGAAAGTGGGACCGTTTGATTCCTTATCTGAAGGCCCTGGATTCGGAAGTCGAACGGTCTTATTATATCGGTATGGTGAGCGACAAATTAAGAATACCGGAGTCGGTTCTCTGGAAATCCCTGAAGGGTTCGAGGATTGTTGAAAAAAAATCCGGCCTGATGCAAAAAAGCTTACCGGAAGAACGGGTCCCGGGGTTGGAGTGGCATGTGATTGAGGCCTTATTACGAATCCCCCAGGCGGCCCCGTTGCTCCTGAATAAGGATCGAACCGAACTTTTTGAGTCTCCGGCGGCCCGGTCCCTCTATGAAGCGATTCGAGAAATCTATCGGCAGAAGGGGGAAGTCAATCCCAGTCTTTTGCTCAACCGGATCGATGACCAGGGATTAAAAAATCAGGTTTCGGTCTTAACCCTCCGGGAATCTGTGGATGAGGAAGATGAAAAAACTTTTTTGTTCGACCTGATCAAACGGATTCATCTGAAGGAACTGCAACAGCAGGAAAAGGCCCTTTACCGGGAAATCCGCTCTAAAGAACAGTCCGGGATTACGGAAGAATTAAAGACCCTGCTGACCATGAAAAAAGACTTGCTCCAGAGGAGAAAAGAAATCCTGATCTCTTCAAAAGGATAAAGGAGAACCCATGACCAAAGAAAGCACCATGGAAGAACTTAACAAAATGATTTCTCTAACCAAGGAAAAGGAATATCTGGATCTGGAGGAGACCGAGGAAACGCTTCCCCCCGAATTGGTCGGAACAGAACCGATCGACGATATGATCTATCTGTTCGACGAAACCGATATCCAGATCCTGGAAGGCGCCCCTCGAGTCCGCGCCAAAGAAAAAGCCGATGAAGATCGGATAGAAGAAGAAGAAGAGGAACTGAAATGGGGACCGGATACCGGGATCAAGACGAATGATCCGGTTAAAATGTATTTGAAAGAAATGGGATACTACTCTTTACTTACCCGTGAGGGGGAAGTGGAGATTGCCAAAAGGATAGAAGACGGAAAACATGAGGTTATGGATGCCCTGTTAGAGTCTCCGGTAGGGATCAAGGAAATCCTGACCCTGGGCGAAAGATTTGAGCAGGGGGCGATTAAACTCAGGGAGATCGTTCGAGACATGGATGATGAGGACCCCTTTATCGAAACGGAGGCCCATAGGGCGAAAGTGCTTCAACTTTTTTCCGAGATGGCCGAACTTTATGAAAAAAACCGAAAACTCCATGAGAAATTAAGTCATGATCTTCCCTCCCCCCGAAGAAAAAAAATTCGAGACCAGATTGAGGCCAACAAGGCTTTAATCGTAGAAGGACTTAAGGAACTCCGTTTGGATAAGAGACAGATCGATCGTATTATCAATAAAATGAGGGGATTTGTCGAGCGGATCGAAAAAGGGGAAAGGGAAACTGAAGAGTGTGTAGAGAAGACCTGTGTGGCTTTGCCGGAACTCAAAAAAGC is a window from the Deltaproteobacteria bacterium genome containing:
- a CDS encoding DNA primase, with translation MPNASFFPEAFISQIKDAVNLVHVVSEVVALKKTGRNYQGLCPFHPEKSPSFMVNEDKQIFHCFGCGLGGNVFTFFMQYYHLNFPEAVSELAERLRIPLPKDSLVHRPETNPGLKEALRSVQKEAAEFYHHLLMKEKIGQKGRDYLSYRKMNQPIAQEFFLGYAPEGWDRLLSFFNNKKTPLSLLEQSGLIIKKEKGGHYDRFRNRLIFPILDERKQVVGFGGRALGQETPKYLNSPESPIFNKGHLLYGLSQADPAIRSQKQVLVVEGYFDLLSLHLHGFKQTVATLGTALGSFQIRKLKGLAEDLVLLFDGDPPGIQAALRSVPLFQQEGVSARVKVLPADSDPDSYLFQVGSEKFSAEIRQAEPMMTFFINQQIQTSGPHIQDQVRKWDRLIPYLKALDSEVERSYYIGMVSDKLRIPESVLWKSLKGSRIVEKKSGLMQKSLPEERVPGLEWHVIEALLRIPQAAPLLLNKDRTELFESPAARSLYEAIREIYRQKGEVNPSLLLNRIDDQGLKNQVSVLTLRESVDEEDEKTFLFDLIKRIHLKELQQQEKALYREIRSKEQSGITEELKTLLTMKKDLLQRRKEILISSKG
- a CDS encoding RNA polymerase sigma factor RpoD — encoded protein: MTKESTMEELNKMISLTKEKEYLDLEETEETLPPELVGTEPIDDMIYLFDETDIQILEGAPRVRAKEKADEDRIEEEEEELKWGPDTGIKTNDPVKMYLKEMGYYSLLTREGEVEIAKRIEDGKHEVMDALLESPVGIKEILTLGERFEQGAIKLREIVRDMDDEDPFIETEAHRAKVLQLFSEMAELYEKNRKLHEKLSHDLPSPRRKKIRDQIEANKALIVEGLKELRLDKRQIDRIINKMRGFVERIEKGERETEECVEKTCVALPELKKA